In Glycine max cultivar Williams 82 chromosome 4, Glycine_max_v4.0, whole genome shotgun sequence, the genomic stretch GTGTTACTTTGTCTTAGACATGACAAAGAAGTCACATCTCCAATgatgtgaaatatttattttcatcaagTACGAATATGAatatagatattaaaaaaaaactttaagaaCCAAAATTAGCCTTTTTTAGAGAATGAAGAGatcaaattgaaagaaaaatattttaaaagaattaaaactaatcattttaaatgttaaaggatgaaaaacaataaataaataaattatgaagtctaaaatcaaaacaaacttattctataaagaaaaaataattatgtatgaacagcataaaaatttacataattattttattataatttatataataaatttattgatttataaaataattattttaaaataatttaaataaataataatttgtgatgattaaaaacattttccacTTAGATAGAATTCACGTGATGAGTAGGGACTTTTGATCGCTTTCACAGTTTCACGTAAACCGCTCCCCTTGCTAGCTCtagacttaatatggaagatGTCCGCAGGTTAGTCTTAGCTGAAAAGGTGAAATTACAGTCTTTTTTTgggtttatttttttcacattcCGTGTTGCAAAAGAAGCTAACCACTCTCTCCAAGTTTTTCAACGTGTGGATGGAAAGAAAATTGTAGAGAAAAAGAATGGAGCACAGCTTGTGATGCTGTAATATTTGTGGGCAGAAGGAGCCCTACCCGCTTCTCATCATTTATTTCAGTTGTTAAGAAGCCATGGATTGATTTATCAAACTTGTGCAGGTAGAAACTTTTATTGCATGTGTACTGTTTTCACTTCCACTTTCCGTCCATTCCTCACCGACAACCCATATAAATTTCGTTATGCAAACACTTTCACTTGCACACACTTGACGTTTGTACCTCAAATACCCCCTATTAATTCCCTTCACCCTCCCCCTCGTACTTCTCCAactctcttcttttttattttacacacttctctctctctctctctaatcaACATTATTCACTAATTTCTCACGCGCCATTAACAAAGATATGGTACAAGCAAAGAAGTTCAGAGGAGTCAGGCAACGCCAGTGGGGCTCCTGGGTGTCAGAAATTCGCCACCCTTTACTGTAATCATCTCATTAACTAATGCAACTCACACAATGCTGCTTCTTTCATACATCATTGTTGCAttacatacacatatatataaattaacttttcctttttttttttatttacttttgttGGGTACATGCAGGAAGAGAAGGGTGTGGCTAGGGACATTTGAGACAGCTGAGGCAGCAGCAAGGGCATATGACCAAGCAGCCATTTTGATGAATGGTCAGAATGCAAAGACCAATTTCCCCACCTCAAAGAACCAAGCTGAAGCTGATCATGACAACAACAACACTTTCTTATCTCCAAAAGCTCTTTCAGAACTACTCAGCACAAAGCTGAGAAAGTACTGCAAAGACCCTGCTCCTTCCCTCACTTGCCTGAGGCTAGATGCTGATAATTCCCACATTGGAGTGTGGCAAAAAGGGGCAGGACCACATTCTGGCTCCAACTGGGTCATGAGGGTAGAGCTTGGAAAGAAACAAATTATAACCGAGGGTGAGTCAACGGGGTCACCCCAAAGTACTAATATTGGTGCTGTTGAAAATAATGAAGTAGAAGTAGAAGtagaagtagaagaagaagaagaagaggatagAGTGGCTTTGCAGATGATTGAAGAACTACTCAATTGGAActagaagaagaaattaaaaaggcGAATCTTAATCCCTGTCATATATAGTTCTTGAATAGTAATCCctttttcatgctatatatatatatccttttcAATTCGTTTACTTTTGTGTTTTctgtaaaaatatatgtttgtcAAAGTGCTGATATCTATATATGTGATGATGGCCAGTTTGATAGTTACTTATATAatacacttttttaaaaatattgtgatTGGTGGTAATTAAGCATCAGAAGTTGGATCAAACTAGGAACAAGGAAAAGGAAATTTGTATGTCAACTTTTATTATTCCTTCCAAGTAAAGCaacgccggggaaagaatcagCCACAGGTTACTtccaaaccatatatatatatatatatatattcctgtAGACATGCATGGCTTAACAGGTTACTTCCCATTCATAATTGAAGCAATTATTGTAAGAATTCTACTTTCAAAACCGCAACATATATATCTCTCTTCTGAGTCCTGATCCTTCAGCACCGCCTATGTTTTTTCCTCTTTGAGCTTAGTAGATATATATGTCTGCCTCTTTCCTAAACCCATCATGTTACTGTACCCTGTATCTTATATTATCTGTAGGTGTTTATACTAAGTGATGAAATATAGATACAGCTGTATTATCAGACATTAATatgtaatatttctttttatcttttttctttctatcacaGTTCACATCGTCTCATATATTCATCTATTATATTAtctattcagcaaaaaaaaaaaattatttacacttaccatctttattctttttcttttcttctctaagTTTTCGAACAGAATTCAGtgttcatcaattttttttcatgatttaacTATTTAAGTGTTAATAAAGCTTTTATATAtagaagtattttttatatcatcacTCATTATACTTCGGGTTTAATGTTTAGTGTACCCTGAATGTAGATAAATAGACAATTAGCGTGGTTTCTTCTACGAAGTTATTTTAAGAAGTGATGAAATAGTACTGTCC encodes the following:
- the LOC100806821 gene encoding ethylene-responsive transcription factor SHINE 2, whose product is MVQAKKFRGVRQRQWGSWVSEIRHPLLKRRVWLGTFETAEAAARAYDQAAILMNGQNAKTNFPTSKNQAEADHDNNNTFLSPKALSELLSTKLRKYCKDPAPSLTCLRLDADNSHIGVWQKGAGPHSGSNWVMRVELGKKQIITEGESTGSPQSTNIGAVENNEVEVEVEVEEEEEEDRVALQMIEELLNWN